ATAAAGCGAGTGCGGGACTCAGTATCACGAATCGCCAGTGCCACACGACCTAATCGACTGGTCACTACCATGCGACACGCGATATAGCTGAGAGTAAGTGCAATACCAGTCGCGACAAACAGACCTATCTTGACCGCATCACTCTGTAAACTCAGGCCGATGATGTCTTTGAAATCCGTCAGTCCGTTGTTGCCACCAAAGCCCATCTCGTTGCGGAAAAATGCCAACATCAATGCGTAAGTTAACGCTTGAGTCATGATAGAAAGATACACACCGGACACTCGAGAGCGGAAAGCTAAATAACCAAACAAATAAGCCAATGCGCCCGGTACCAACACGACCATTAAGCACGCGAACCAAAACTGATCAAAACCCTGCCAAAACCACGGCAACGCCGACCAATCAAGGAACACCATGAAATCTGGTAAGACTGGATCACCATAAACCCCACGGTCACCAATCTGGCGCATCAAGTACATGCCCATCGCATAACCACCAAGCGCAAAGAAAGCACCGTGGCCGAGGCTCAATATTCCGAGATAGCCCCACACAAGATCGAGCGCCAACGCCAACATTGCGTAGCTCAGGTATTTACCCATTAGTGAGATAGTGAAAGTCTCGACATGTAGCGGGTGCCCACTTGGTAACATGGTGTTAGCCAGTGGGATAAGAATGACGGCCGCAAGAATGGCGAGGATGGTCAGTTGGCCACCTTTGTCACCTCGCATTGCCGAAAGTACAAATGATTTTGACTGCATGATGTTGTCCTTAACCTTCAGCCGCACGACCACGTTGCGGGAACAGTCCGCGTGGGCGTTTTTGAATAAATAGAATGATGAAAACCAGTACCAGAATCTTAGCGAGAACCGCACCAGCCCATGGTTCTAAAATCTTATTGAACAGACCAAGGCTTAAACCTGCGACTAGCGTGCCCCATAGGTTGCCAACACCGCCGAATACCACCACCATGAATGAGTCGATGATGTAAGCCTGTCCCATATTAGGGCCAACGTTGGTCAGTTGAGAAAGTGCCACGCCTGCAACACCCGCAACGCCAGAGCCTAAACCGAAGGTCATCGCATCAACTCGTTCAGAACGAATACCCATCGCACGAGCCATGCCACGGTTTTGAGAAACCGCACGAACCTGTAAGCCTAGTGGTGTCTTTTTCAGAACCATTAATAAGCCCATAAACACCAAACCACAGAACAAGATGATATAAAGTCGGTTGTAGGTCAGAGATAACATTGGGTTTAATTGAAGTGCGCCAGACATCCATTCAGGCGTGCTCACTGAGCGGTTCAAAGGAGAGAAAATAGAACGAACAGCTTGCTGCAAGATCAAGCTAATACCAAAGGTGGCGAGTAAGGTTTCCAATGGGCGACCATAAAGATGACGAATCACACTTCGCTCAATCGCAATGCCCACTAATCCGGATACAATGAATGCCGCTGGAATGGAAAGTATCAGTGCTAGGCCAACATGATTCGGCATCAACAACTGCAATACATAGGTGGTATAAGCGCCAATCATGATCAGCTCGCCATGAGCCATGTTGATAACGCCCATCACACCAAAGGTAATCGCTAAGCCAATGCCCGCCAGCACCAATACCGAACCTAAGCTCAAGCCGAAGAATACCGTTTCCACACCCGAATAGAGTGATTGGCTTTGTTGATAATCGTCCATCGCACGCTCTGCCGCTGCCAAGACTTTTGGATCTTGTTCGCTGTTGAGCAGTTGATTCAAGGTTTTGAGTACCACCGAATGTTTGAAGTCACCGATTCGCTCAATCGACGTGACTCGGTCTTCAATGGTTACGCTTTGATCAAGGGCGGTATAAATAGCCAATGAGAGATCCATCAGCTCTGCCACTTTGCTATCTGATTCGTTGGTTCTGAGTTCAGCGATGCGTTCGATGATATCAGCGTCTTTGGTACCTAACAGATCCAGAACCGCTTTATAGCGCACATCAGGATTACTGCTGTTCAGTCCAATCGAGGAGATTTCCCCGCGCAAGATCCCGCGAAGTTTGTTATTCACGCGAACCTTTTTAAACTGTCTCGCATTCTCGATATTCAGCGTTGAATCATCCCATACAGACAGAGC
The Vibrio kanaloae genome window above contains:
- the urtC gene encoding urea ABC transporter permease subunit UrtC, which codes for MQSKSFVLSAMRGDKGGQLTILAILAAVILIPLANTMLPSGHPLHVETFTISLMGKYLSYAMLALALDLVWGYLGILSLGHGAFFALGGYAMGMYLMRQIGDRGVYGDPVLPDFMVFLDWSALPWFWQGFDQFWFACLMVVLVPGALAYLFGYLAFRSRVSGVYLSIMTQALTYALMLAFFRNEMGFGGNNGLTDFKDIIGLSLQSDAVKIGLFVATGIALTLSYIACRMVVTSRLGRVALAIRDTESRTRFMGYDVDGIKLWVFVLSAVIAGIAGALYVPQVGIINPGEFAPLNSIEIVVWVALGGRATLFGAIVGALIINYAKSWFTVEFPEVWLFALGGLFVLSTMYFPQGVIGFVSEKWQQLRKASNSKGEEQGKDDQHKGKEATA
- the urtB gene encoding urea ABC transporter permease subunit UrtB; this encodes MKNVLNVFKALLLMAVSAQLAFAGITDEASFTKALVGKKTSDKELAIDWVIEAQTGDISKPILDGWLNGDLYYFNEKQSEQYKQLYLIQSIKTATSALSVWDDSTLNIENARQFKKVRVNNKLRGILRGEISSIGLNSSNPDVRYKAVLDLLGTKDADIIERIAELRTNESDSKVAELMDLSLAIYTALDQSVTIEDRVTSIERIGDFKHSVVLKTLNQLLNSEQDPKVLAAAERAMDDYQQSQSLYSGVETVFFGLSLGSVLVLAGIGLAITFGVMGVINMAHGELIMIGAYTTYVLQLLMPNHVGLALILSIPAAFIVSGLVGIAIERSVIRHLYGRPLETLLATFGISLILQQAVRSIFSPLNRSVSTPEWMSGALQLNPMLSLTYNRLYIILFCGLVFMGLLMVLKKTPLGLQVRAVSQNRGMARAMGIRSERVDAMTFGLGSGVAGVAGVALSQLTNVGPNMGQAYIIDSFMVVVFGGVGNLWGTLVAGLSLGLFNKILEPWAGAVLAKILVLVFIILFIQKRPRGLFPQRGRAAEG